The following nucleotide sequence is from Desulfatiglans sp..
CATGCTGCCAGGTCAGAAACAGAGTATGTTACATCACCTGAAACATAATCAGCTGTAAACCCAGAAGTTCTCACCAATGCAATTAATAGTGAGGCCTGATCAAAATCATTTCCCCTTCTTGCAAGAAGTGTTGCTGTAGCGCCATTAACAGAGCCAAATGAGGGGACATAATCTATGTGATTCTTCACATAATCAAAGATAAGCTTGGGGTCATGCTGTAAACCCCTGGCAAGTTCTACAATTTGAGGGGTAGCCTGGGTTTCAGATGTGGTCAACCCATCGCCCATTGACATAAGGAGTATATTCTCTTTTTTAAATGGCAGGGTTATTTCTTTTACATCTTTTTGCTCTAGAATTGCCCTTGCTTCCACTGGACTAACAGGCTGCGTTGCAGTGACTATCTGCCAGCCTGGTTCTGAGGCGTATGCAGATAAGCTCATTAATGTGACGATGGAGAATAAAAATATGTAAATCGAAGAATTTATTATTTTTCTGATGGTTTGTTTCATGGCTGTTTCCTTATCGTCCTATAACTGAGAAATATAGTATCAATTCTAACGTATTGTCTTATTCACACGATTTCCTACAACATCGTATTCATAGTACATCTCATATGTTATCTGGTAATCTGCGATAACTGCGGTACTGGTTAACCGGCCTAGTATGTCATATTTATTGTATTGCCCTGGGGCAGGTGTTGAGTTTGAGCTTATAGGATTGGTCTCAGCAATGTACTCGATATAATTGGTATAGAGGTCTAAATCAGGGTCGCTGTTTCTGTCATAGACTATCGGGTTTGTCCCTGAGTTTACCTCCCAGAAATTAGGAAGATCATCATTATCAATATCGCCATATGCGTCATTAACAAGCGGATTAAAGCCATAGGTAATCTCCAAACCATCGCCCATTGAATCACCATCCGAGTCTGCGTTAGTTGGGTTTAATCCGTTCAATACCTCGAAGCCATCCGTCAACCCGTCGTCATCTGTGTCATGGTCGTTGGGATCGGTATGGTTGTTGTACTCCCCTAGATTCGAGAGGTTATCAGTATCAAAATCCTCTTCAGCTCCATATGTAAGGGTGCCAAAATACCTTATTTCCCAGTCGTCATCCATACCATCACCATCCCCATCATTTAAAAGGAGCAGCATAAAAATAGGTGTTAAATCAGCCCCTGTAGAGGTTCTGTTTAACCCTGCATCTTCTGTGTTTTCTGAAAGGTCATTCTGTTTCGTATTACTTGTGTTTTCAGTTTCATCATCCAGATAAGGTGGAGTAAGGTCGAGGTCGGCATCAAGTTGCGGAGGGATTGTATCTATATTTTCCGGTACTGTCTTATTAATATCTTCAGGCAGTTCATTTGAATCATTCAACTCTTCTGATGGCCGGTCAACCTTGTTACCTGTTTCAAGGTCAATGGCCTCAAGATAACCAGTAGAATTGGAAATATTCGGATCTGTTCCATTTGTTATTTCCCAGAGATCGGTGAAACCATCGTTTTCTGAATCCGGGTCGTTTGGGTCTGTACCATACTTCTCTTCATCAGTATTTGAAATGCCATCGCCATCGATATCATTTGGGTCGGGTTCAAATCTGGTAGTTACCTCAGATTCAAATGGCCCTGATGGCATTTCAATTGTCTCACTTCCGGGAAGTGTCTCTTCTGCATAGCAATCAAATGTAATGAAAAACATAAGAATCAGAAATAAATACAAAAGTTTTTTCATATGTTCTTTTTCTCCGTACCTATTGATTAATCTATTACTTTTTCACATAAAGCTTTGTAAATCTACCATTGAATAACTTCATTACCAGTGAATAACATTAAAAGCAATTTCTAAATATAACCCACTTAAGCAATTTTATACCCATATAGTATTACAAGAATATATTTGTCAATTATTAATTTAAAAAGACAAATAGCATCCTGTTTAGAAAGATATTTTTTGTCTATTGTGCGTTTCAGGAGGCTATTTATGGCTGATCTGGAAAAAATGATCGGGAGTAAGATTACAGAGTTTCGCTTACATAAAAAAGCAACACAGGCACAACTGGCAGAGGAAGTGAATGTAAGCGTTGAGACAATCTCAAGGATGGAAAGAGGAGTAGCCTTCCCATCATTAAAAACAATGGATAAAATAGCCACTGCCCTTGGTGTTGCACTGAAGGATTTTTTTGATTTTGGGACCGGCAAGAAATTAGATAAAACCTGTGAGAGAGAGATCGCAAAAATTAATGCGTTCCTTAGATCATATAATAAAAACGAGATTTCTTTAGCGCATAAGGTTTTAAAAGATGTTTTTAGTTGGCTGGGCAAATCCAAATGATATGATTTTAAATATTTTCGCTGAATTCTCTCAAAGATACAGCTACTGAAGAGAACTCCTGTAAAAGTTGTTTATCAACAGTTACAAGGGGAAGATTAATATCCTTTGCAACAGCGATAAATTCACAATCATAAGCAGAGCATCTGGATTCTGAGGCAAGCCTTAACACCTCACCGGATGGAGCCTCATATTCCCGACCCTTTAGAAGCTTTAATGCACTATTCATAATGACCTTGGCCTGTTCCAATTTTATGATGTTCTTTCGCATATAAAGGGCAAGTACATTACGAAATTCACTACGCCATAGAATAGGGGCAGCCCACTCAAAGTCTTTTTTGAGCGCTCGTTCTGCAAAAACAGACTGGTCACTTGACAGGAAGAGATAACCGATAACATTTGTATCAACAACAATCATGGTCGACCCTCTGTTTTTGCCTGGTTAAATGCTTCATCACTGATCAGATATCCGGAGGTCAATTGGCGGAGCATACGAACATTTTTAAGCATCTCATCAAAATCTATAATGTGACTTGAGACAGCATTTTCAATACATACTATTATTTCGCTGTTGAGAGACCGCCGGTTTATTTCTGCAACTGACTTAAGCCGGTCGTAAAGTTCATCCGGGATATTCTTGACTGTTACGGTTGCCATATTTTCACCTCTTTATTGGTTTCAATATGCAACCATTATGCAACCATTGTAGTTTGATGTCAACTTCCTAATCTTTAATAGTAAATCTAGGCAACAGCCTGCCAGTTCTGGCCTTATATCTCAAATATTCTAAACCGAAATTTTCTTTCAGGTCCTTTTCCTCTTTGGGGATAAGGATCAGGAAAATAATATATGTGAAGATAATAGAAAGAAAAACCATAGCGTTATTTATTAAAAGGCAGACCCCCGGCATAATAAAAAATATGTGAGAGGCATACATGGGATTTCGTATTCGCGAGTATAATCCTGTTGTAATAAGCCTGTCCGCCTTCAGTGCCTTTTTTATCTCTGCGTTGCCTGTTGCCAGCATAAGGATACCGATACCGATCAGGATAATTGCAGCAATTATCAGGAAGATTTTTGGGACATGTAAAATCTCTGAGATATTTAACCTCAGGGGCAGCCAGGATAATAAAACCAAAACGGCATATCCGGGGAACATGATTTTGGGGCCGACACCCCAGGGGGTCATTTTTTTCATGAGGTCATGCCCCCTGCTGGCTGGCTAGCGGTTTATCTCTTGAGACAGTCATCTGATGCGATTCAAAACTGCATATGGGATTGGCATAAATCGTGAACAGGAGGTTCCTGACCTCGGGCTTAAGGTTATTGTATGCATTAAGAAACCCAGCTTTTTCTGGTTCAGTATATTTGTCAGCATACTTTTCTGTTTTATACAGGTGGTCATAGGCAATATAGTTCCTGGGCCAGAATCTGTATAAAGTATGTATCTCTTTATCGATGGCAGTGGCTAGAGCGTTCTTATCCTCATAATACCCTGTAAGGGGCGCGCCAAAACTGATGTGTATCCTGCCTTTATCACCGGAGAGCCCTGCCAGCATACTGATCAGGTCCTCGTTCTTCCTTTTTATATGTGCGCCATTTTTATTCTTCCTGTAGAGCTCCCATGCCTTGAGCCTGTCACAGGGGTCTTTCTCATAGGATATTGCCGCAGGGACAATGTTGCACTGCCTGATAAATTCGGCAAACCCGCCCTCCTTTTTCCTTTCAGAAAGATAGAACATATTTATTATGGCAGGGTTTGTCTGATCGATCCCATCCTTGG
It contains:
- a CDS encoding helix-turn-helix transcriptional regulator; translated protein: MADLEKMIGSKITEFRLHKKATQAQLAEEVNVSVETISRMERGVAFPSLKTMDKIATALGVALKDFFDFGTGKKLDKTCEREIAKINAFLRSYNKNEISLAHKVLKDVFSWLGKSK
- a CDS encoding type II toxin-antitoxin system VapC family toxin; this encodes MIVVDTNVIGYLFLSSDQSVFAERALKKDFEWAAPILWRSEFRNVLALYMRKNIIKLEQAKVIMNSALKLLKGREYEAPSGEVLRLASESRCSAYDCEFIAVAKDINLPLVTVDKQLLQEFSSVAVSLREFSENI
- a CDS encoding Arc family DNA-binding protein, whose protein sequence is MATVTVKNIPDELYDRLKSVAEINRRSLNSEIIVCIENAVSSHIIDFDEMLKNVRMLRQLTSGYLISDEAFNQAKTEGRP
- a CDS encoding isoprenylcysteine carboxylmethyltransferase family protein, whose translation is MKKMTPWGVGPKIMFPGYAVLVLLSWLPLRLNISEILHVPKIFLIIAAIILIGIGILMLATGNAEIKKALKADRLITTGLYSRIRNPMYASHIFFIMPGVCLLINNAMVFLSIIFTYIIFLILIPKEEKDLKENFGLEYLRYKARTGRLLPRFTIKD